The following coding sequences lie in one Rutidosis leptorrhynchoides isolate AG116_Rl617_1_P2 chromosome 6, CSIRO_AGI_Rlap_v1, whole genome shotgun sequence genomic window:
- the LOC139854494 gene encoding uncharacterized protein has protein sequence MCIGNGHNMNFWFDPWHDGIPLATSFPHLFNLESDKFCKVIDRVNKPIDNFNWRRLPRGGAELVQLQAFMNIISQVQLVSEQDQWCWDGFDFGSYNVAEARKMIDKLDHATFTIPTFWCKYIPININVFIWRFRLHRLPTRLNLLEKGLDFDNGSCSMCSNGLEDDLHIFATCDLAKLIWRRVGLWINFDIPSWSSLDGIWSWVDGVPINEKQRIIVRVIIVSSLWNIWRLRNSIVFQDSKF, from the coding sequence ATGTGTATCGGTAACGGTCACAACATGAATTTTTGGTTTGACCCATGGCATGATGGTATTCCATTAGCGACTTCTTTCCCTCATTTGTTTAATCTCGAATCAGATAAATTTTGCAAAGTTATTGATAGAGTGAATAAGCCGATTGATAACTTTAATTGGCGCAGACTGCCTCGTGGGGGTGCAGAATTGGTTCAGCTTCAAGCGTTCATGAATATCATTTCGCAGGTTCAGCTTGTTAGTGAGCAAGATCAATGGTGCTGGGATGGCTTTGATTTCGGTTCTTACAATGTGGCTGAAGCTCGTAAGATGATTGATAAGTTAGACCATGCTACTTTTACAATCCCTACATTTTGGTGCAAGTACATTCCCATAAATATCAACGTGTTCATATGGAGATTCAGGCTCCATCGTCTCCCTACTCGCCTCAACCTATTAGAGAAAGGGTTGGATTTTGATAATGGGTCATGCAGTATGTGCTCAAATGGGTTGGAAGATGACTTACATATATTCGCAACATGTGATTTAGCCAAGCTAATTTGGAGGCGAGTGGGTTTATGGATTAATTTTGACATTCCTTCTTGGTCCTCGTTAGACGGTATATGGTCTTGGGTGGATGGAGTTCCTATAAATGAAAAACAAAGAATTATTGTTCGGGTGATCATCGTCTCATCTCTTTGGAACATATGGAGGCTTCGGAACAGTATTGTTTTTCAAGACTCAAAATTTTGA